From Arachis stenosperma cultivar V10309 chromosome 2, arast.V10309.gnm1.PFL2, whole genome shotgun sequence, one genomic window encodes:
- the LOC130962916 gene encoding uncharacterized protein LOC130962916, with the protein MMIVAPLEIWIFSELVNKARVVEKYAKKMASAREICGGNNNHEYGKYFQPRAQNFKRGGHVSQGQGNTRIPTFDQYHQARGRGNQSKTSLNLTCDRCERFHPNDSCKLGIGGCFNCGLPSYMARDCFIAFDKVEDLGLKMSESAFDLHVHTPYQTFVTKSGCRELTLKIEDREFVHDLIYLPMVGLEMILEFDWLTKNRVLLDCFERSIPFLPKGEGEVVVAEGYYLNSVLVNFSREECQGYILLAANALGDEWRLDQISVVRKFPEVFPEDIPEFPPQREIEFAIELVSGAGPVSILPYRMAPIKLAELKTQLEELLNKRFIRPSVSL; encoded by the coding sequence ATGATGATTGTAGCTCCTTTGGAGATTTGGATCTTTTCTGAGCTTGTGAACAAGGCAAGGGTTGTGGAAAAGTATGCGAAGAAAATGGCATCAGCAAGAGAGATTTGTGGAGGAAATAACAACCATGAATATGGAAAATACTTTCAACCAAGAGCTCAAAACTTCAAGAGGGGAGGACATGTATCTCAAGGTCAAGGCAACACTAGGATACCCACTTTTGATCAGTACCACCAAGCGAGAGGAAGAGGTAATCAGAGTAAGACATCTCTGAATTTAACTTGTGATCGTTGTGAGCGTTTTCATCCGAATGACTCATGCAAGTTGGGTATAGGTGGTTGCTTCAATTGTGGATTGCCTAGTTACATGGCGAGGGATTGCTTCATTGCATTTGATAAGGTTGAGGATCTAGGACTGAAAATGTCAGAATCAGCTTTTGATTTACATGTGCATACCCCGTACCAAACATTTGTGACTAAATCAGGTTGTAGGGAATTAACCTTGAAGATTGAGGATAGAGAATTTGTTCATGATTTAATCTATTTGCCAATGGTTGGGTTGGAGATGATTTTAGAGTTTGATTGGTTGACAAAGAATCGGGTTTTGCTGGATTGCTTTGAGCGATCAATTCCATTTTTGCCAAAAGGGGAAGGTGAAGTAGTAGTAGCTGAGGGTTATTACCTGAACTCTGTGTTGGTGAACTTTAGTAGAGAAGAGTGTCAGGGTTATATATTGTTGGCTGCGAATGCATTAGGTGATGAATGGAGGTTAGATCAAATTTCGGTAGTTAGGAAGTTTCCAGAAGTGTTCCCAGAAGATATTCCTGAATTCCCACCTCAAAGGGAGATTGAatttgctattgaattggtgtCGGGAGCTGGACCAGTGTCGATTTTGCCGTACAGAATGGCTCCAATAAAGCTAGCTGAACTTAAGACTCAGTTGGAAGAGCTTCTAAACAAGAGGTTCATTCGACCAAGTGTGTCTCTATAG